From the genome of Ziziphus jujuba cultivar Dongzao chromosome 4, ASM3175591v1:
aaaaaaaaaaaaaaaaaaaaaaaggaaaatcataCCTTCAAATAATAGGATGCCgagaatacaaatattaaaatgaagtaaaaattgtaaaattatagGTACCAAGTGTAAATCATTTTtcttcaaaagagaaaagaaaaagagaaaaaagataaGAGTAAATCATTAAAGCATGTTTAAGAAAATAACAAGGGAATACGAGAAAATATTAAACAtgcaaataattatattaatctgTCTTAAAATTGAGgataaattttctttaatgAAATATGTAAAATCAATTTTCCATGGAATCTAGAATaagcattttcttcttttttggaaGAACAATCACTTTCCTAAGTTATGAGAACTTGACTCCCAATAGACACATAATTTCATACTCTTGAAAATCATCCATAAacacaaaaagtcaacttttaaacagcaaatatatacattttaagttttttatttttattttttttatctccttgacttttgatgaaaatacaTTAACCCGAACTACAAAGGGAATAAGCTGCTGTCTCAGAACTacagaaaatattattaaaaagacAAAGCTTGGTCCCCTGCTTCAAGACTGTTTGAGTTGGAAAACACAGTTTATGTGGGAGAATTAAAGGTTTGAGCAACATGTGAGAGAACATTATGTATAAtcaatcataaataatatattcagcagaaatttgaataaaaagtaATTTGAGATTGAATTTTAGAAGCATTGGGTCCAGGATGTTTAATATGTAGTCagaaaatatctattttatctGTCTCATCTGCTCTTCTCATCAAGTAGAACATACTTGCAATaaaatgatatgataaaaaCAAAGGTTTCAACATAACTAATTGGACAGTATTCCAAAATATTTGAAACCTTTGTTGGCCATTTTTCCACAATATTAGCACAAACACATGGCTTTGATTTTTCTCCCATAGTTGGGTGGAGTTATGTGATTGATTCATATTTTGGATTTGGTCTTGTATGGTTTCAATGGAGATTGTCATTTGACTTTCTTGCGGTGTTCGAATTCTGTAGAAATTATTTTGCATTGGTTGATTTCTGATTTTTCTGCGTTGGGAAaacaggtttttatttatttatttatttatttatttataatttataattttattttaaagaaacgAAAACGAAAAGGATTTATCTCATTTAGTGGGTtatcattctttttattttatttattattattatttttttggtgttagTAAGGCTGCAGTCCTTGTGTTTTATTCTACTAATTAGTgatttttaatgatattgaGTAAGGTTAATTTGCTTCTCATTGTTCTGCTTGCTCAAagcataattatgaaattggGTTGTAATTTTGCAAGCTTACTTTATGGCTTATGTAAATTGATGGAATATTTGAACAAATTAACCACGGTGTgtgtattcatttattttattataatcatATAATGAATTACTTGTATGTTTATGAAATCATAAAAGCATTCATTTGTGCTTTACTAACTAGGAAAATGTTTTCAAGTTGCTCCATTTAGTGTAAAATCTGGAattgtgtatttatttatttaaaatcaatatgCTTATTGTTTTGCAATCAACTtgaagttatattattaaacaCTAATAATATTGATATAGTACTTCCTAGATGGACTCTTTCCAATGATCACCTTttcctttaattattattattattatttatttttggcttttagCAAATTCTTGTTATTGTCTAATTTGTGATTTCATtctcacttatttatttatttattttctcttttcacAATGGAATTGTGTAGGTAAGATTCAAAGTCCAAGATGGATTGTAAAATGTTATGCCCACAATTGGTCCAAGATAGAGGGCAATTTTTATAAGAGTGTGCTTTCTTTGATGGTTTTGCAATTTACTTCTACAATAATGTaagtaacaaaaaaagaaaaaaaaacacatttcaGTAATGTTGCTTTCTGAAatctttttgtttgttattgttatttatttatttatttttttaataatattgtttctTTTCTACACACTATTTTTATAtgctcatttattattttacattttcctATGCATTGCTATCATTATATGTCAATTTAAAAAGTGCTGTTGGAATGATTTTATAAGtgtcattctttatttttgaattatcaacaaaaaaactctatattttttaaaagtttttagcaTGCTATTTATAACAGAAAATATGctcttttgaaataaaaaatattattacagATACTCCCAAATCCATTTTCTCcttcaaatattatattaatttattttagtgtAGTATAAGTTTCCATGCCAATATCATAATACtttatctttcaaatattatattaatttattttaatgagttCTTACTATGCTCTTAGAGTCTACGGTACCAAATTTTCTAAGCTGCCGTCCATTATACCTAAGCTGTGTAGACTCTGGCAATTTTGATTAGTTGGACAAATTACTATAAAAAGTAATTCTCTGTTCTTACTTGTATCAGTCAAATTAATTCAAGTTTATAATTTTCGGATACTTGATAGACCTTGCCATGGTACAAATATAGCTCGAAAGTGATTGGATGTTGTACTGTTTTAAGCTCAACCCTGTTTCACAAAAATTCTCCTCTCTGTTTATTCAATTGcataaaaagaaatagagataaaacaaaataaaataaaagggaatGCCCATGCAGCATTGTTATTTAAAAACAGTTAAAATGCAATATCTGCACGTAACACAAGCAAAATTGACAATAACTATATTAAGCTacaaccaaaattaaaatataatttatatatacaaggtggagtaatttttattttttttttctcctcatcCTTCAAGAGGATATTCGATGTCGTTGCTGAAAATTGGGTTCATATCTTCTATGTCTTGCTCATACACCAAACGGACACCACACGATCTAACGAGCTTGTTTGAATATGTTTTACCATCCAAGTCTTTTGTTGTAAATGAAAACGTTAGCCGACTGCAGTTGTTTAACCACTCTTGATTGACCGGGATCATTTCACGAGGCAGATACGCTATCCAAAGGTGATCCACTGGGGAATCAACCGCTGAGACCACGTTTCCTTTATAAGTGGGCACTTGTCCAAATCCACATACAGGGCCCTCTTCATGATCAATCATTACATCAAACCCAAAACTTGGGCTTGCTATAAGAAAGCATGAAAAAAGAGCAAAACCCATCCACTTACGGTTGCACCAATTCGGATCTAGTTGTAAATTTATGGAGGGCTCGAAACTTGTCTGAGTGAACCAAGATGGAATTTCATTTCCAggaagaataaaattaaatacgaCGCAGGATTTATTCTGAAGGCGTCTTTTAAGTAATGTAAATGCTGCCCTTTCGCTGCTCTGCCTTGTTGCCAATTTCAAGCATCCCACGCAATTTAAAGAGCACGCCAAGTTGTATTGCTTGTTCATTAATGCATCAAGAAACGTGTCCAATGAAGAACAGTACTCGAGAAGAACCTTTCGTAGACCAGGAGGAAGCTCTGGCCCCAACGATTGTAGATCTCTACAGTAGCTTAATTTCAGAATATCAAGCTTGGATAGTTTATTGAAACTGACAGGTAGGCGAGAAAAATCATTATTGCTAAGGTTTAAAACTTCCAAAGAAACTAAGCACCCAAAATTTTCAGGAAATGCTCCATTCCCAAGACCGCAGCTGCTTAGTTCCAACTTTTTCAAAGAGAAAAGACCAGCTGATGATGAGAGATCTTTTCCAACAATGATATTCATCATATTGTTCCATTGTCGTCCTCCGCTCCAAGATAGTGTTTTAAGGTTCTCAAGAAGTGCAATGGAAGATGGTAGATCCCTGTCTTCTACAGAAATGCCTCCCAAATTAAGCCCCTCTAAACTATTTAAAAGCCCCAAGTCCTCTGGTAAGTGGGTAAGGCTTACACAACCTTCAAGGTTTAGAAAATTGAGAGATTTTAGACCAACCATGCTTGTTGGAAGATTTTGTAGACCAATGCAACCTTTCAAGTTCAAGATGGTAAGCCTTTCAAGAAGTGTAAGGGATGGGTGAATCTCCACTAGATTCACACAACCTTCAAGAATCAACCGCTCTAGATTGGGAACCACCCCGAAGTCTTCAAACTTTCTTAAATTTGTTGAATGACGTAAGACAATTGTTTTCAACTTGTTTAAAGGCTGTTgtaaaagagaaacaaatttACTTATTTCAtcctacaatatatatatattttccgaAACAGATTAGCAAAGAACAAGAAATTCTAATGGTACTTACCTTGATAGGGTTGTTCCAAAGGTGTTTGCTCAACCACAACTTCAATTCAACAAGTCCACCTCGTTGGAAAAAATTTGATGGCAAATATTTGGCAGGAAATACATGCCACTGAAGGCATCGTAACTCTTTAGAAAGATATCCAATATTCAGTGTGTGACAATCTCTCATTTCCAAGGCAAGATTATGAAGAATGAGCAATCTTAACTTCTTCATGTTTGAGAAGGCTTCAAAATtgcaaatcaatttttttggttCTACAGGACAGCATACTATGGCTTCCACTTTTGTTCCCTAATAGTTAAGATTAAAACATACAAGTGAAACATAATATGTAAAAGGTTGTGTATAATGTACAGCAAAATGCACATaaagactgtatatatatatatatatatttaatttataaaaacacGAAATGAAAAGATTTAAATGAACAATATATTGCTATTCGctcaaaaaaaattgttaaaacgaACGaggagataaaaatataatagcctCAAAATTACAACATACTGAATTTATGAAACTGAAATATTATGAAATGCAAATGCCAAAAACCATGATTTTAATTATATGAGAAAACCTCTTACCGTGTTATGCTCTAAAACATGACATAAATCATCATAATCCCATATTCTACTGCATCCTCCGGATTCGTTGCGAGATTTTTCCCGAACAATTTCCTTTCCCATCTCTTGCAGTAAGTCATGCATCCGAAGATCACCATACTTGTCAACATTTAGGAGAGATTTATCAATGAGAACTCTTATACCGATTTCTGGATAGAAACCGCAATCACCCATAATTTGTATGACATAATCTTTAGAAAGTCCTTCAAAGAAGCATGCAATATCTAGGAAAATACTTTTCTCTGTTTCCTCAAGTCCATCAAAACTGATTTGAAGTACTTTCATAACCTCCTTATTTGGATACTCCTTCAGCCTATCCAAAGCACTTTCCCATTGATTTACattttttccacataaaaaggAACCTAGTACTTCTAAAGCTAATGGAAGACCGTCAGCATAAGCTATCACTTGTTTAGACAACTTCTCATATTCCTTTGACGGATGAGTACTTTTGAAGGCTTTGTGAGAAAAAAGTTGAAGACCTTCACTATAATTCAATTCCTCAACTCTATATATTTTACACTCTATATATGTACTTAGAAGCAAACTTTCATCTCTAGTAGTTACAATTATTCTACTTCGAGAGCCAAACCAATTTCTTTTCCCGGCTAATGCTTTTAGCTGGTCTAATTTGTCAACATCATCGAGGACAACAAGTACTTTCTTATGGCATAACCTACTTCTTATCATGTCCATTCCTTTATGAATATCTCTTACTTTTGTAGGAAAACCATTTAGAATATCTGAAAGGAGAAGATTTTGCAAATACACAAGacaattttccttcttttcacaAACTTCTCTAACATTTGCAAGGAAGCTGCAACCTTCAAATTGAGAAGACATCCTATAATAATAAGCTTTGGCAAGAGCTGTCTTCCCAATTCCTCCCAACCCACAAATTCCAATAAAGTGAACATTATCCAATGATGAAGTACAAACACAAACATTTAATTTCTCCAGACGTGAATCCATACCAAAAAGGTCCTCTGAAATGTTTAACTGTGCAACACCAAGTTTATTTGATACCTCTACGATAAAGTCTTCTGTAAATTTTGCTTCATTCCTTGGAAATTCAAACATGGAAACTATAGTAAGTGAAAGTATAGCATTAAGTTTATAATGTAATTTATCtacttaaataaaattgtatatatttgtacaaaattttgtattttgttaattatctcTCATATTATAATGGGAGACATGCACGGTAACATGGAAAATGCAACAGGCCCCTTATCACTTCACCATAGGAACTTTTGATTATGTATTAAGGTAATTAACACTGTAACACTTGTCACCTTAAgactaaattatttatatgtttatccatgtataaaaacaaaaattgcatTTACAACAATAGATAAGGCGGAATTATCAATTAGTCAAACCATGTATTTGAAGTTTAGCTGGATTAAtcgaccatatatatatatatatatatatatatatatatgtataaatatgtttaggaattgaaattcttacaaaagaaaaatataaatataagaagaTATAAGtttaaatgtgtttttttttaatgataatatacatatatatatatatatatatatatatttatgtatgtgtgtgtaaatAATTTCTGTTAATGCATCCCtccaactttatatatatatatatatatatgaacatgtatatgtatgtgtttTCTTGTTTCAAAACTCAATCATAGAtcagaaaggaaaaaagggaaagacatagataaaagaaaaggaCAAGTATATATTGCCTACCCATCATGTAAAGCATATCCAGCAAGACAAGCAACTTGTGTTAAAGCATTCCTCCATCTATGCACCTTTTGACTAAAATCTTGTTCATATCTCTGGAATGGTTCTCCAAAACTTCCAATCTGGTTCCGTACATGAGATGGATCCACATGGTAGAAAATTGGCAGAACAATCTGTTTATAGGCCTCCCTACATTCAAGAATCTTGACAAGTTCGTCCAAACACCAACTCGAAGAAGCATAGTTTTCCGACAGAATGATGACCGAACAGCGTGACTTTTCGATGGCTTTCAACAATTCTGGGGAAATGGATTTGCCTCTCTCAAGTTTATCATCGTCTAAGAAGGTGTAGATTCCTTTCTTACAAAGAGCTGCACAGAGATGACTTGTAAAATTGTTGCGGGTGTCTTCACCCCTAAAACTCAGAAACACATCATATTCTGTTCTacgggaagaagaagaagaaaaagcaaagtAAGATCTTTTCATAGTTGCAAGTGGAAGGGATGATAAGAATATAGCTCAAAGGGCCTATATAATTATCAGAGAGGTCAGATTTGTTCAGTAATCGGACTAAGAAGAAGGAATGCAAATTAGTAACACCTACATATAAAATTAAGCTAAGATCTGCCCATAGAATTCCATTCCAGCTTTGCGCGTTTCTAGGTTTACTTTATCCAAGGACTACACATTGTGTGGGAACCTTCCCGGaaacaaggaaaaaataataaaaatgaaaacaaatgaaaaagtaAGGAAGCGTGTTTGGTCCTTTACTGCCTGGAAATTAGGTACTCTGTTTTCCTTTTCCGGCCTTCAATAGACCCCAGTGGGACCCTCATAGCAGGTTCGACAAATTAGCTAGCTGTTTGACAAGTTCTTGTTTGGTCTGACTTGATTCtacataattattatttgcACAATCTATAGGCTTTTACCAACAAAAGTGTACATTTTTAAAATCCTCTGTTTTAGTTACATAATTACCTCTCAAGAGACTACCTGATGGTATCTTTTGAGTGATGCAAATGATGTCTATTTGCTACCTTGCCTCCTTACCAATTTAGTGCAGTTCAAACAAGTGGCAGACCACCTCAAGTTGCAATATTGGTTGTTCAAAGGATCAAGAAACGTTTCCAATGAAGTACATTCATCAACCCTTGCCATTTCTAAGCtaggtggaagctgatacggtcCCAATGATTTTGGATTGAAACAAGACGTCAAATCAAGAATCCTAAGCTTGGAAAGTTGATTCGCACTGGCATGTAGGCTAGAAAAATAGTTTTGGCTGAGGTTTAACTCTTCTAAAGAACTTAAAGCAACCAAAAAATCTTCAGGAATTGCTCCATCCTCAAGACTGTAAATGACTTAGATCCAATTTTTTTCAACGAACAAAGACAACCTGAGATGGGACCTTTGCCAACAATATTGTTGGTATTGGTAATATTTTTCCACGGTCGTGATTGTAAAATTTCCAGAATAAGGTACTGAAAATCCATTCTGAAAATATAGTATCTTGAGGTTCTTTAGAAATGCAATGGAATATGGCAGCTCTGTTACACAAGTATGGCCGAGATGAAGCTCCTCCAAACAATTTAAATGCCCCAAGTCCCATTGTAATTTGCGTAGCCTTTTGCAAGAAGAAAGTTCGTAGGATATACCACATAGGATGTCTTCATTATAAAGTTCGTCAAGTTGTATATGTATGTCTATATGTATGTTATTCTCTATATTCGAAACTCATTAGTAGATTAGAAAGGTAAAATAGGGGCAGACACACGTACACAAAAGGAAAAGGATAACTATATATCATGTTTACCCATCATGTAAATGCCATCCAGCTAGATTGCCCAACTTTCTTCTAAAGCATCCCTCCGACTTTGCACCTTTTGTAAGCTGTCACCAAAGACTAGTCTAATACCGAAAACATCTTTTAAAGCGTCCCTCCAACTGAAAACTTTGCTTTTGCTTCCGTACATGAGATGGATCCATATATGGTAGAAAATTGGCTGAACAATCTGTTTAAGTGTCCTTCATGCACTTAAGAATCTTTAcaagttcatccaaacaccaagTGGAAAAGCATAGTTTTCCGAGAGAAAGATGACCCAACAGCCTTAACTCTTTATGGCTTTCAAAAGTTCTGGAGGAATGAATTTGCCTTTCTCAAGGTGATTATTTATAGAGGTACGAATTCCTTTCTGTCGAAAATCTTTGTAGAGATTACCTATAATATTGTTGCGGATATCTTCACCTCTAAAACTCAAAAATGCATCGTATGTGATTCGACGttcagaagaaaaagaataagcaGCAGCAGCATCAGAGATTAAAGAACAAGACCTTTCCATTTTTGCATGTGGGTGAGAGCACAAGAATAATAGAAATAGCTTAAGGGGGCCTAATTATCAGAAAGCTCATATTTGCTTAGTAATTGGAGTAGCCAAGAAGTAGGAATTCAAATAGCACCTAAAAAGGCTTAGATCTACGAACAGGATTCTTTTCCAGATTTAagcgtttttctttttcttttaccttttcccttttttttatttatttttttttttggggcactA
Proteins encoded in this window:
- the LOC107434916 gene encoding disease resistance protein RPV1-like, whose translation is MKRSYFAFSSSSSRRTEYDVFLSFRGEDTRNNFTSHLCAALCKKGIYTFLDDDKLERGKSISPELLKAIEKSRCSVIILSENYASSSWCLDELVKILECREAYKQIVLPIFYHVDPSHVRNQIGSFGEPFQRYEQDFSQKVHRWRNALTQVACLAGYALHDGNEAKFTEDFIVEVSNKLGVAQLNISEDLFGMDSRLEKLNVCVCTSSLDNVHFIGICGLGGIGKTALAKAYYYRMSSQFEGCSFLANVREVCEKKENCLVYLQNLLLSDILNGFPTKVRDIHKGMDMIRSRLCHKKVLVVLDDVDKLDQLKALAGKRNWFGSRSRIIVTTRDESLLLSTYIECKIYRVEELNYSEGLQLFSHKAFKSTHPSKEYEKLSKQVIAYADGLPLALEVLGSFLCGKNVNQWESALDRLKEYPNKEVMKVLQISFDGLEETEKSIFLDIACFFEGLSKDYVIQIMGDCGFYPEIGIRVLIDKSLLNVDKYGDLRMHDLLQEMGKEIVREKSRNESGGCSRIWDYDDLCHVLEHNTGTKVEAIVCCPVEPKKLICNFEAFSNMKKLRLLILHNLALEMRDCHTLNIGYLSKELRCLQWHVFPAKYLPSNFFQRGGLVELKLWLSKHLWNNPIKPLNKLKTIVLRHSTNLRKFEDFGVVPNLERLILEGCVNLVEIHPSLTLLERLTILNLKGCIGLQNLPTSMVGLKSLNFLNLEGCVSLTHLPEDLGLLNSLEGLNLGGISVEDRDLPSSIALLENLKTLSWSGGRQWNNMMNIIVGKDLSSSAGLFSLKKLELSSCGLGNGAFPENFGCLVSLEVLNLSNNDFSRLPVSFNKLSKLDILKLSYCRDLQSLGPELPPGLRKVLLEYCSSLDTFLDALMNKQYNLACSLNCVGCLKLATRQSSERAAFTLLKRRLQNKSCVVFNFILPGNEIPSWFTQTSFEPSINLQLDPNWCNRKWMGFALFSCFLIASPSFGFDVMIDHEEGPVCGFGQVPTYKGNVVSAVDSPVDHLWIAYLPREMIPVNQEWLNNCSRLTFSFTTKDLDGKTYSNKLVRSCGVRLVYEQDIEDMNPIFSNDIEYPLEG